AGCACATCCCTGCAAGTGCTGCCTTGCAGAAAGTGGTGCTGACCCCCGATTTTCACAAGTCCAGCACCCTTCCTGTGGGTACCGTTTTGCAAACCCGCCACTTCTTTTTGCCTCAAGCCACAGGCAACGATGTGGGGTGTGGCATGCGCCTTCACCTCACCGAACTGCAAGCCGAGCAGGTGCTGGAAGAGCGTGCTCGCCTCATTCCAGCATTGCGCCACATGTTTTTCGAAGCTGGGCGCAACATTCCCATGAACCGCTTGCAAAGGGAAGCGTTGCTCAGAGAAGGCATGATGGGCCTCCTCGAAACCACACCCACCTCCTTGCAAACCGGACTCTGGCAGGATTTCCACCTGCAAGACCTCTGGCAGGACACAGAACACACCGAACGGCTGGGCAGTTTGCGTGCCAGCAGCACACCTGGTCTGCAGGATTTTCTGGGCAACAAAGCATTCACACGGGATGGTCAGGTGGGTTCTCTGGGTGGAGGCAACCACTTTGCAGAACTCCAGAGGGTCGCCCGCATTCTTGACCCTGTGCGTGCCCACCTCTGGGGCATCAGGGAAAATCAGGTGGTGGTGATGGTGCACTCGGGCTCGGTGTCGGTGGGACACACCAGTGCTGGAATGGTGGAGGCTGTGCTCAAAGAACTTGCCAGACAGGGACCTTTACAGGCCCGTGGTTTTGTCCCAATGTTTCACATGAAACATCAGAGCAAACACCAGAGCCACAGCCAGACCCTTCAGGATGCCCTGCACAATGCTGCCAACTTTGCCACGGTCAACCGCATGATGCTGGCCCTGATGGTCTGTTCGGTGTTGCGCAAATGTGGTCTGGAAACCGCTTTCCCACTGCTGTATGACGCCCCACACAACATGCTCTGGCGGGAGGGTGAAAGCTGGATTCACCGCAAAGGGGCCACCCCTGCCAGAGGGATGGAGGACCTGATGGGCACCCCTTTTCAATCCACAGGTGAACCTGTGCTGGTGCCCGGTTCGATGGGGACCAGCAGTTTCCTGATGGCAGGTCTGGGGTCCATGGAAGCCCTTTGCAGTGCCAGTCACGGAGCAGGACGGGTGCTGTCCAGAGGGCAGGCCATGCAAAAACCTTCAGATGGGTTTGCCACATGGCTGGATCGGGTGGTGACGCCCCTTGATGTTCGCAGGGTGCGATCGGACATCGCCCGGGACCACCTGAAAGACCTCTGGCAGGAGGCCCCTGAAGCGTACAAAAACATTCAGGCGATCATGGAAACCCTGCAAGGTGCAGGCATGGCCACGCCTGTTGCAGAGCTTGAACCCTTGCTGACCATCAAAGGATGAACTCAGACTGTTGAATCCACGACTCAGAGCAGTTTGACTTTGCCAGAGTCCAGATTGTAAAAAGCCCCCACGATTTTGAGTTTGCCTTGCTGCACGGCTTCTCTGAGGATGGGGGTTTGCTGCAGTTCATGAACGGTGATCTGCACATGGGCTTTGATGGTGGCGTCCAGCAGATTCTGTTCGTGTTGTGAAACTTCAAAAGCGGGTTTGATGTGCTCGACCAGCCAGTCGATGTCCTCGTGGGCGTGCATGTGTTTTTCAAGGGCTTCCAGTGTGCTTTTCACGGCCCCGCAACGGTCATGTCCGAGCACCACCAGCAAGGGAATTTTCAGGGCTTCCACCCCAAATTCGAGGCTGCCCAGCACGGCATGGTCCAACACGTGTCCAGCGGTGCGAACCACGAAAAGTTCTCCCAGACCAGAGTCGAACACCAGTTCTGGGGGAACCCGTGAATCCACACACCCAAGGATCATGGCGTAAGGGTGCTGCCCGCGGGCGACTTCTGCACGCCGCTCGGGGCTTTCATCGAGGTGGGGGGCGTTGTGGGTGTACCTGCGGTTGCCGTCCAGAAGCAGGCTCAGTGCCTCTTCTGGGGTTTTGGGATGGGGGAGGGTGGATTCCAGAACAGTCATGTTACTCAAACAGTATCAGGATTGTGCCCCGGTTCCCATGCAATTTGTCCCTGCATGGTCTTGCTGAATGCTGCATACCGGGATATGATGTATATATCAATCGGCCGAGCGCCGATTTTTTTGTTGCCTTTTAAGCCACCTGCCCGGTTTCTCTTGCCAGAGCATATTCAAACCCCGCCCGGTCACTGAGACCCAGAGGTGCATAACCCACGGCCTTTGCAGGCCCATCCCCATACAGGCAGGCAAACAGGGTGGGGAAGTGGGTGCTCTGCAGGTGGGGTTGCAGGACCTCTGCGGTGTATTCCAGTTCCTCTGCGGAAAAGGTTACGGTTTCTCTGGCAAATTGCAGTGCCCGGCCTTCCTGCAAGAGCATCTGTTCCAAGGTGGTGGGTGCCCCATGCTTCAGGTGGTCAAAGTGCCTGAAGGCACCTGCAAAAGCGTTTTTCCTGAGGGTTTCTTTGTCGATGGGGTCAGACACCCACAGCAAAATTGGAATCCAGTCGTGATGGTAACGGGGAAGCTCAAAGCATCTGGAGGCTTCTGTCAGGTGGCGTTGGGTCCATCCTCCTTTAAGGTCATCGGCAATGACCCAGCACATGTTGCGGTCCGGGGTGTCTGGAAGCAGGGCATTCAGTTCAGTGGCAAAGTCCTGCAACCAGAGGTCTGCCCCTTCTGCCAGCAAAGCATCAAGGTGTTCCGCCACATGCTCTCGGGCCATCGGGTTCATGGCTTGCAAGGGCAGGGTGGGCAGCCGTTCAGGGTGGCCGTTGGCCATCAGGTCAAGGTAAGCCTCGAAGCGCTCCATGCCTCTGGGGAGGTCGTAAAGCCGTCTCTGCCGTTCAAGAAGGGGAATGGCGTGGATCATGTTTTCAGTGTGCTGGAAAACTGGGTCCAATGCATGTGCATATTGGCCTGCATAATCTTGACAAGTCATGCATACTGTGCTATCTTATTCAACATAAGCGGCGAAAAGACCGCGATTTTTTTTGCCCCAAAAACCCCACAAAACCATGGCTGACACTTCTGCAAATCCCGAAACCACCTACCTGGCCCTTGATGTCAGTCCGAAACGCATTGGCTTTGCCATCAGTTATGGCCGGTTGGCTTTTGGTCGCGGCTACCTGCACCGGGGCAAGCAAGCCGAAGACATCCTTGGCATCCAGAGCAAAATGCAGCAAGAGCAGGCCACCGAACTGGTGCTGGGTTTGCCCCTTCGCACCGATGGACTGCCCAGCAAGCAGGCCCAGAAGGTGCGTGCCCTTGGGCATGCATTGCGTCAGGCTGGACTGACCGTGCACTATCAGGACGAGCGTTACACCACCCTGAGCGCTGAAGAAGACCTGAACGGTCGCCGCAGGTCCAAAGGCGAACTCGATGAGGCCAGTGCGGTGCGCATCCTGCAACTCTTTCTGGAAATCTGAAACACCCTGTAAAACACCTTGCACTTTCTGACCCTGCTCTGGCAGGGTTTTTTGTTGTGGTCCAGCCGTTAACAGCCGATTAGCGGTGCGTTTATGGGGAGCATGGCATCCTCGCTTCAGGAAGGACAGGACGACAGGACATCCCTGAGCGTCAAATCCCTGTGCTTTCGATGCAAGAAAGGAATTTATGCCTGCCCAATTCACCACTGAAGACCTGCTGCCCCACATCGCCAACCAGCAACCTGCCGGTCACGCCCTGACCGCCACCACCGACGCTGCAAGCCTCCCCCTGCACGATCAGGTGTCTGCCATCCGGGGTCAGATTGTGCTGATTGCGGCGTTTGGATGCTCTGTGGTGCTGTCTTACGAGGTGCAATCCACCCTGATTCAGGTGGACCTCACCCTGCAAACCCCTCTGGGGAATGTGTCTCTGGGCCATGCCCAACTGGATCCCCAGCATCCTTCGATCACTCTGGGCGGTTCTGTGGCAGGCTTCAAAGCAGAAGTCACGCTCAGCTTTGATTTCTCCACGCTGCAACTCTCTGGAACAGCCACCGTTTGTGCTCCATTTGTGGGATGCAAAAAAGGCTCATTCAGCTTCCGACTCTGAGTTTCGGATCCCTACCTTCACACAACAAGGCAAACAACAAAGGGCAGGCAGCAGAGGCTGCCTGTCCTTTGCTTCAGCCAGAGCAGTGAATTCTGAAGTCTGGCTGAGGAAATTTCCGGGAGTTGTACGGAAAATGTTAAGGGCTCTGTTTTTGTCGCAGCAGAGCCATTTTTTGGCATGCATGAATTTGATTTTTCGCGTCTGGATTGACCCGTAAGCGCTTTTTTGTCATGATTGTAGCAGATCAGTACAGAGCCAAACCCTCTGGCTGATAGCGACCGTGAAGCCTTTCCTGTATTCGGGCACCTGGGAAAGGTGGAGTCAGTGGTGCGACCGGCTATTGGTCGCTGCTGTGGTATCTCCACAGTGGCTGTCATTTCATTTGCCCATCCGGCAGATGCACTCTTGCTTTTGGGAGTCCAAGGAGGGACGTGACCATGTCACACACTTCTGTTCTGAAACGCCTCACCCTATTCACCACCTTGCTTTTGACCCTCGCTTCCTGTGGGCAGGCCCCCGTCAGCCAAAATCAGCAAGAGTACCAGAGCCCTCCCATTGAACAACTGGGTTCCAGCGAGTTGTTTGACGTTTCCCTGAGCGACAAGGGCACCTTCAAAACCGAAGGCATCGCCTGGTGGATCGATGGAATCGGTTGGTGGATTGACGGCATTGGCTGGTGGATTGATGGCATCGGTTGGTGGATCGACGGCATTGGCTGGTGGATTGATGGGATTTATCAACCCGCCCCTGCCAACAGTGCTGCGTTCAACAAAATCAATCTGGAAAAAGCCCAGAAAATGGCACCCTTGCTCGGACAGGGGGTCAATGTGGCCCTGATTGACACCGGCGTGGATTTCCAGCACCCGATGCTCAAAGGGGCGGTGACCCCCGGCTGGGATTATCTGGGCTGGGACAAAGACCCTTCCGATGAAGGCAAAGATGGTGACGCTGCATATGGTCACGGCACCGCTGTGGCCGGGCTGATTCGCCAGATTGCCCCCAGAGCCACCATTCAGGTGTTCCGTGTGCTCACTCCGGATGGTGCGGGCCGTTCCAGAGACATGGCCAAAGCCATTTATGACGCTGTGAACGGTGGAGCCGACATCATCAACCTGAGTGTCAGCACCGACCAACTCACCAGCAGTGTGTACACCGCCATGCTGTACGCTGCCAACAAGAAAGTGTTGATGGTGGCCTCTGGGGGCAACAAAGGAGGCAGCAAACCCCTGCCCCCTGCCTTGCAATTGGGCAGCGATCCTTGGCTGGACCTTTCAGGACTGAGTGTGGGCAGCGTCAACACCGATGGTTCCAGTGTGGAGTGGAACCATCAGGGCAACGAAGTGCTGGCCCCCGGTGTGAACCTGTTCACCGCTTACCCCGGTCAGCGCAGCGTGCTCGCCACGGGCAGCAGTTTCAGTGCCCCGGTGGTGACTGGAACACTGGCTCTGGCCCTCGGGCAAGGGGCCAACTTCTGGAAACTCACCCCCCTCTTGGAACAAACCAGCACCGACAGGGTGATCAACGCCGAGGCTTTCCTGAAACAAGCCCTGAAGTGATCCTCTGGCCTGCAGCCGGGAAGTGTGCAACTTCCCGGCTGAACGTGCATACTGAAAGAACCCCCGAGTTTTGCCCGTCAAGGAGCAGCCGATGTCTGATCCGAATTCCTCCAGCCTGAGGACCCCCAAACGCCTTCTTGAGGAAGCCAAACGGCACATGCAGGAAGACACCGAACGGGCAGCCCTGCTGTACGAGCAGGCCGTTGCGCGGGCAAGGCTGTACCGGGATCAGGAGACCCTTGCGGATGCCCTGAATGGCATGGCCAAACTGGCCCACAAAAAAGGGGAGAGCAACGCAGCGATCTTTCATTTGCAAGAGGCCCGGGAAATCCGCCGCCTGCTCGGGGATGTGCGTGGAGAGGCAGGCTTGCTCAGCAACATCGGAAGCCTGTACACCGATCTGGGGAGCTTCAACACCGCTCTGGATTTTCTGTTGCAGGCCGAAACGCTGGCCGGGCAGCAAGGGGATGTGCTCTCTGCGGGCATTGCCACCAATCTGGCACGGGTGTACGACAATCTGGATGAAGTGCAAAGCGCACAGGACCAGTACCAGAAAGCCCTGAAAATTGTGCAGGAAGCCGGACACCGGATGGGTGAGGCCATCCTCAGCACCAATTACGGGGAATTTCAGTTGAGGCGGGGCAACCTGCCCAGAGCCGAAGAACTGCTGGGCTCTGCTCTGGACATCACTGCCAGAAAAGGCATGGTGGCCGCTGAAGCCCTGCGCCACCTTGGGGTCTTGTACCGCCAGAGGGAAAACACGGATGCCGCTTTGCTGGCTTTCCACGAGGCGATCAATCTGGCCCGCAGTTCAGGGGCCATCGACAGCCTGATTGAAGTGCTGATCAGTGAAGCGGAAACCCACCTCGGGCAGGGGCATCTTACGCTGGCACGGGATGTGCTCTTTGAAGCCGAGGAACTGGCACGGGGCAGCAACCGGCAGCGCACCCTGTCGCGGATTTTGCAGCTCACCTCGCAGGCGATGGAGCAGGACGGAGAGGTGCAGGCGGCCCTTCATACCGCCCGAGAAGCCCACCAGCTGGAAGCACAGGTGCTCAAAGCCGAAGCCGAACAGCGCACCCGCCAACTGGCCACCCAGCACGAACTGGAACGGGCCAGAACCGAACTGGACCAGCAACGCCACCGCTACGAAACCGAACGGCAGGCCAAAGAAAAAATGGAGCGGGAATCCTTCGAGCGCATGAAGGAACTGGAACGCAAAGCCCTTTATGATGCCCTGACCGGACTTCCCAACCGCTTGCTGCTGGCAGACCGTTTCCGGGTGGCTCTGGAGCATGCTTCCAAAAGCGGCACCCGTCTGGCGCTCGGGGTGCTGGACCTCAACAAGTTCAAAGGCATCAACGACAACCTCGGGCACCACGTGGGAGATGAACTGCTGATCGAGGTGGCAAGACGGCTGGAACCCATTTTGCGCACCGAGGACACGGTGGCCCGCACAGGCGGAGACGAGTTTGTGTTCTTGATCCGCTCGGTGGCAGACAGCAGTGCGGTTCTGGCCGTCGCCCGGCGCATCATGCAGGCCTTTGAGCCGATGTTCCACCTGTACCAGCACCACCTGCATGTGTCGCCCAGCGTGGGCTTCGCAGTGTTTCCAGAGGATGCCCTCACCTATCAGGACCTCTTTGAGAAAGCCGACAAAGCCATGTACGAAGCCAAAACCAGAGGCAGCGGTTTTGAACTGCACGGCATGCAATCTTCGGACCGACTGGCCCCGGTCACGCTGGAAAGTGCTCTGCATCAGGCCCTGAAGAACGAAGAACTGGACATCGTGTACCAGCGGTTCACCGATCCCAGAGGCAAACCCAGAGGGGCAGAAGCCCTGCTGCGCTGGCACCACCCGATGTTCGGGCACATTTCCCCTCTGGAGTTCCTGCCGATTGCCGAGAGCACAGGCCTCAGTGTGCCCATTGGGGCGTGGGTGCTGAACCGGGCCTGTCAGGATGCAGCCAAATGGCATGGCTTGATCCTGAGTGTGAATGTCTCTGCCAAGCAGTTTTCACACCCTGATTTTGCCGCCACGGTTCAGCAAGCCCTCGACAAAAGTGGCCTGAACCCGGCCCTGCTGGAACTGGAAATCAAAGAAGAATTGCTGTCCCGACACGGAGAAAGGGCCCAGAGTCGCCTTTCCGCTTTGAGGGACCTCGGGGTGCGCCTGATCATCGATGACTTTGGCGAGGGGTTCACCAGCTTCTCAGCCCTGAAACACCATCCGGTGCATGGGGTGAAACTGGACCGCAACCTGATTCAGGACCTCAACCCCGAGCAACCCAGCAGCAGGGATGAAGCCCTGTTGACCGCAGTGGTGCGGATGGCACAGGCCCTTGGTCTGGATGTGATCGCCAAAGGGGTGGAAACCGAACACCAGTGGGAAGTTCTGACCTCTCTGGGGGTCAGTGCCGTGCAGGGCTTTTTGTTTTCCCGTCCAGAGAAAGCCTTCTGAAAGCCAGAGCCGCCAGCAAAAAAACCGCCTGCACATGAAATGCAGACGGTTGCACGGATCCCACCAAAAGTTTTAAGACCAACCTCAGGGTAAAGAGTTCCCCCTGAAAAAACCTGAAATCAGGGTTGCAGGATCAGGCTCTGGCCCCCATCAAAAGACTTCATGGGGATCAGCTCTCCATCCCGCCAGAGGGGGGAGA
The sequence above is drawn from the Deinococcus misasensis DSM 22328 genome and encodes:
- the ruvX gene encoding Holliday junction resolvase RuvX, translated to MADTSANPETTYLALDVSPKRIGFAISYGRLAFGRGYLHRGKQAEDILGIQSKMQQEQATELVLGLPLRTDGLPSKQAQKVRALGHALRQAGLTVHYQDERYTTLSAEEDLNGRRRSKGELDEASAVRILQLFLEI
- a CDS encoding EAL domain-containing protein codes for the protein MSDPNSSSLRTPKRLLEEAKRHMQEDTERAALLYEQAVARARLYRDQETLADALNGMAKLAHKKGESNAAIFHLQEAREIRRLLGDVRGEAGLLSNIGSLYTDLGSFNTALDFLLQAETLAGQQGDVLSAGIATNLARVYDNLDEVQSAQDQYQKALKIVQEAGHRMGEAILSTNYGEFQLRRGNLPRAEELLGSALDITARKGMVAAEALRHLGVLYRQRENTDAALLAFHEAINLARSSGAIDSLIEVLISEAETHLGQGHLTLARDVLFEAEELARGSNRQRTLSRILQLTSQAMEQDGEVQAALHTAREAHQLEAQVLKAEAEQRTRQLATQHELERARTELDQQRHRYETERQAKEKMERESFERMKELERKALYDALTGLPNRLLLADRFRVALEHASKSGTRLALGVLDLNKFKGINDNLGHHVGDELLIEVARRLEPILRTEDTVARTGGDEFVFLIRSVADSSAVLAVARRIMQAFEPMFHLYQHHLHVSPSVGFAVFPEDALTYQDLFEKADKAMYEAKTRGSGFELHGMQSSDRLAPVTLESALHQALKNEELDIVYQRFTDPRGKPRGAEALLRWHHPMFGHISPLEFLPIAESTGLSVPIGAWVLNRACQDAAKWHGLILSVNVSAKQFSHPDFAATVQQALDKSGLNPALLELEIKEELLSRHGERAQSRLSALRDLGVRLIIDDFGEGFTSFSALKHHPVHGVKLDRNLIQDLNPEQPSSRDEALLTAVVRMAQALGLDVIAKGVETEHQWEVLTSLGVSAVQGFLFSRPEKAF
- a CDS encoding carbonic anhydrase; the encoded protein is MTVLESTLPHPKTPEEALSLLLDGNRRYTHNAPHLDESPERRAEVARGQHPYAMILGCVDSRVPPELVFDSGLGELFVVRTAGHVLDHAVLGSLEFGVEALKIPLLVVLGHDRCGAVKSTLEALEKHMHAHEDIDWLVEHIKPAFEVSQHEQNLLDATIKAHVQITVHELQQTPILREAVQQGKLKIVGAFYNLDSGKVKLL
- a CDS encoding RtcB family protein; this encodes MFFRTDPYRLKYQTNLPAEVILFASSQVPFDRKATAQLQNLLDIEHTVQQWKVQHPEHIPASAALQKVVLTPDFHKSSTLPVGTVLQTRHFFLPQATGNDVGCGMRLHLTELQAEQVLEERARLIPALRHMFFEAGRNIPMNRLQREALLREGMMGLLETTPTSLQTGLWQDFHLQDLWQDTEHTERLGSLRASSTPGLQDFLGNKAFTRDGQVGSLGGGNHFAELQRVARILDPVRAHLWGIRENQVVVMVHSGSVSVGHTSAGMVEAVLKELARQGPLQARGFVPMFHMKHQSKHQSHSQTLQDALHNAANFATVNRMMLALMVCSVLRKCGLETAFPLLYDAPHNMLWREGESWIHRKGATPARGMEDLMGTPFQSTGEPVLVPGSMGTSSFLMAGLGSMEALCSASHGAGRVLSRGQAMQKPSDGFATWLDRVVTPLDVRRVRSDIARDHLKDLWQEAPEAYKNIQAIMETLQGAGMATPVAELEPLLTIKG
- a CDS encoding S8 family peptidase; translated protein: MSHTSVLKRLTLFTTLLLTLASCGQAPVSQNQQEYQSPPIEQLGSSELFDVSLSDKGTFKTEGIAWWIDGIGWWIDGIGWWIDGIGWWIDGIGWWIDGIYQPAPANSAAFNKINLEKAQKMAPLLGQGVNVALIDTGVDFQHPMLKGAVTPGWDYLGWDKDPSDEGKDGDAAYGHGTAVAGLIRQIAPRATIQVFRVLTPDGAGRSRDMAKAIYDAVNGGADIINLSVSTDQLTSSVYTAMLYAANKKVLMVASGGNKGGSKPLPPALQLGSDPWLDLSGLSVGSVNTDGSSVEWNHQGNEVLAPGVNLFTAYPGQRSVLATGSSFSAPVVTGTLALALGQGANFWKLTPLLEQTSTDRVINAEAFLKQALK